In one window of Candidatus Avedoeria danica DNA:
- a CDS encoding FHA domain-containing protein, which yields MSNPPLALSLRRNDVTHRIALADGPLVLGRDPACDVVLDNLSVSRRHAQIGRDGDRFVLRALSRTSPTRLNGRVVVRDAALSAGDVVELAMVRLDVVAMLDDEQDDGDPNGIASDGDGRSNR from the coding sequence ATGTCGAACCCACCCCTCGCCCTCTCTTTGCGCCGCAACGACGTCACGCACCGCATCGCCCTCGCCGATGGCCCGCTCGTCCTCGGCCGCGATCCGGCGTGCGACGTCGTCCTCGACAACCTGTCCGTCTCGCGCCGCCACGCCCAGATCGGCCGCGACGGCGACCGGTTCGTCCTGCGCGCCCTCAGCCGCACGAGCCCGACCCGCCTGAACGGGCGTGTCGTCGTCCGCGACGCTGCGCTGTCCGCCGGCGATGTCGTCGAGTTGGCGATGGTCCGGCTGGACGTCGTCGCGATGTTGGACGATGAACAGGACGACGGTGACCCCAATGGCATCGCCAGCGACGGCGACGGACGCTCGAATCGCTAG